In Kitasatospora gansuensis, a genomic segment contains:
- a CDS encoding amino acid ABC transporter permease: MATALSAPVLPQADEAPIVARRRPGRVVASVLALLVLALVFNSVLRNRAFEWDVVAQYFTTTAIVQGLLLTLWLTAAVMVLGFALGTAFAVCRLSDNPVLRSISWGFVWIFRSTPLLVQLLFWFNIGALYPTLGLGLPFGPEFLTVKTVDLFGPTLTAVIGLTLHEAAYAAEVVRGGILSVDHGQLEAAQSLGLGRARVLRRIVVPQAMRSIVPTAGNMLIGTLKGTSIVSVLAVQDLLYSAQLIYNQTYQVIPLLLVATVWYIAVTSVLSVGQYYLERHYARGTTRGDLPPTPLQRARAFFSRTEVAS; this comes from the coding sequence ATGGCCACTGCCCTGTCCGCCCCCGTACTCCCCCAGGCCGACGAAGCACCGATCGTGGCCCGCCGCCGGCCCGGCCGGGTGGTCGCCTCGGTGCTCGCCCTGCTGGTCCTGGCGCTGGTGTTCAACTCCGTCCTGCGCAACCGGGCCTTCGAGTGGGACGTGGTCGCCCAGTACTTCACCACCACCGCGATCGTGCAGGGCCTGCTGCTCACGCTCTGGCTGACCGCCGCCGTGATGGTGCTCGGCTTCGCGCTCGGCACGGCCTTCGCGGTGTGCCGGCTCTCCGACAACCCGGTGCTGCGGAGCATCAGTTGGGGTTTCGTCTGGATCTTCCGGTCCACCCCGCTGCTGGTCCAGCTGCTGTTCTGGTTCAACATCGGCGCGCTCTACCCGACCCTCGGTCTGGGCCTCCCGTTCGGCCCGGAGTTCCTCACCGTCAAGACGGTCGACCTGTTCGGGCCGACCCTGACCGCCGTGATCGGCCTCACCCTGCACGAGGCCGCGTACGCCGCCGAGGTGGTGCGCGGCGGCATCCTCTCGGTGGACCACGGCCAGCTGGAGGCGGCCCAGTCGCTCGGCCTCGGCCGGGCCAGGGTGCTGCGCCGGATCGTGGTCCCGCAGGCGATGCGCTCGATCGTGCCGACCGCCGGGAACATGCTGATCGGCACCCTCAAGGGCACCAGCATCGTCAGCGTGCTGGCCGTCCAGGACCTGCTCTACTCGGCCCAGTTGATCTACAACCAGACCTACCAGGTGATCCCGCTGCTGCTGGTCGCCACCGTCTGGTACATCGCGGTGACCAGCGTGCTCTCGGTCGGCCAGTACTACCTGGAGCGGCACTACGCCCGCGGCACCACCCGGGGCGATCTGCCGCCCACCCCGCTGCAGCGCGCCCGGGCCTTCTTCTCCCGGACGGAGGTGGCGAGTTGA
- a CDS encoding amino acid ABC transporter permease, with protein MTTLATERPTVTEPDPSTLPVVPARHPWRWLAGAAAVVVVAQFVHGLATNPGWDWATFRAFLTTETILRSVGVTLQLTLYGTVLGFAVGAVVAFLRLSRSPILQTIAWVYVWAFRSIPLIVQLVFWFNLSYLYKRFGIGIPFGPTVLSFETMDLLGALGAAVIGLALHQAAYAAEIIRAGVISVDAGQLEAAAALGIPRLRQIRRIVLPQAMRSILPNAGNEVISLFKGSSIVYVMAIGELFYQVQVIYGRTGRVVPLLMVATVWYVVLTTLLSFGQYYLERYFARGSQRTPPPTPLQRARAFVRQIQDTRLTAPTGGTS; from the coding sequence ATGACTACCCTCGCCACCGAGAGACCCACAGTCACCGAGCCGGACCCGTCCACGCTGCCGGTGGTCCCGGCCCGGCACCCCTGGCGCTGGCTGGCCGGGGCGGCCGCGGTCGTGGTGGTCGCCCAGTTCGTGCACGGGCTGGCCACCAACCCGGGCTGGGACTGGGCCACCTTCCGGGCCTTCCTGACCACCGAGACCATCCTGCGCTCGGTCGGGGTCACCCTCCAACTCACGCTGTACGGAACGGTGCTGGGCTTCGCGGTCGGTGCGGTGGTGGCCTTCCTGCGGCTCTCCAGGAGCCCGATCCTGCAGACCATCGCCTGGGTCTACGTCTGGGCCTTCCGGTCGATCCCGCTGATCGTCCAGCTGGTCTTCTGGTTCAACCTGTCCTACCTCTACAAGCGCTTCGGCATCGGCATCCCGTTCGGTCCGACGGTGCTGAGCTTCGAGACCATGGACCTGCTCGGCGCGCTCGGCGCCGCCGTGATCGGGCTGGCGCTGCACCAGGCCGCGTACGCCGCCGAGATCATCCGGGCCGGGGTGATCTCGGTGGACGCCGGTCAGCTGGAGGCCGCCGCCGCGCTCGGCATCCCCCGGCTGCGGCAGATCCGCCGGATCGTGCTGCCGCAGGCGATGCGCTCGATCCTGCCGAACGCGGGCAACGAGGTGATCTCGCTGTTCAAGGGCTCCTCGATCGTCTACGTGATGGCGATCGGCGAACTCTTCTACCAGGTCCAAGTGATCTACGGCCGGACCGGCCGGGTGGTGCCGCTGCTCATGGTGGCCACCGTCTGGTACGTGGTGCTGACCACGCTGCTCTCGTTCGGCCAGTACTACCTGGAGCGGTACTTCGCCCGCGGCTCGCAGCGCACCCCGCCGCCGACCCCGTTGCAGCGGGCCCGCGCCTTCGTCCGGCAGATCCAGGACACCCGACTCACCGCGCCCACAGGAGGCACCAGTTGA
- a CDS encoding FAD/NAD(P)-binding protein, with protein MSTLAIIGAGPRGTGLLERIAANAAELLPPDRPLEIHLVDPYPPGAGRIWRHDQSPLLRMNSMAEDVTMFTDASSTIEGPVRPGPSLAEWAARAEEFAPYQPVADPAVRAELRSLAPTDFPTRRAQSAYLDWVFRRAVAELPPHVTVTVHRDTAQSVGGPPDGAQLVQLSDGVLIADQVVLTLGHLGSSPDPGQRELAGFAARHGRFHLPPAFSSDADLSGVAPGEHLILRGFGLAFVDLLAMLTEGRGGRFVPAPDGLAYLPSGREPVIHVGSRRGVPYHSKTGYRLQGPPAPLPRYFDAAAVDRVLARPGPLELRRDFWPLMAKEIGFGHYHELFHAHRERVRLPWTDFLDRYDRLDWYAPELTALVEQAVPDPADRLDFEALDHPLTGLRLTPDGLQQHLRDHIRTDADRRADPAHSADLGAFLALLSLFGQLPRIMAADRLTARSAATELDGWWSGFFNFLASGPPGFRLRQLLALSEAGIVRFLGADLRVAPDERTGTFVATSPTTPGHPVHATALIEGYLPKHVLSRTENPVLRTLALGGELLEEAGLLTVSLPDGRLLDPTLDNTPHPRRTALGPHTNGRAYTAFARPRTNAPGFRQNDAAARSLLTELALTTGARGTATPTSEKVIRT; from the coding sequence TTGAGCACCCTGGCGATCATCGGAGCGGGGCCGCGCGGCACCGGACTGCTGGAGCGGATCGCCGCCAACGCGGCCGAACTGCTTCCCCCCGACCGACCCTTGGAGATCCACCTGGTCGACCCGTACCCGCCCGGCGCCGGCCGGATCTGGCGGCACGACCAGTCACCCCTGCTGCGGATGAACTCGATGGCGGAGGACGTGACGATGTTCACCGACGCCTCCAGCACCATCGAGGGCCCGGTCCGCCCCGGCCCCTCACTCGCCGAATGGGCCGCCCGGGCCGAGGAGTTCGCCCCGTACCAGCCGGTCGCCGATCCCGCCGTCCGGGCCGAGCTGCGCTCGCTGGCGCCGACCGACTTCCCCACCCGCCGGGCCCAGAGCGCCTACCTGGACTGGGTGTTCCGCCGAGCGGTGGCCGAGCTGCCGCCGCACGTCACGGTCACCGTGCACCGGGACACCGCCCAGTCGGTCGGCGGCCCGCCGGACGGGGCGCAGCTGGTCCAGCTCTCCGACGGCGTGCTGATCGCCGATCAGGTGGTGCTGACCCTCGGTCACCTCGGCTCCTCCCCCGACCCCGGGCAGCGCGAACTGGCCGGCTTCGCCGCCCGGCACGGCCGGTTCCACCTACCGCCCGCCTTCTCCTCGGACGCCGATCTCTCCGGCGTCGCCCCGGGGGAACACCTGATCCTGCGCGGCTTCGGGCTGGCCTTCGTCGACCTGCTCGCGATGCTCACCGAGGGGCGGGGCGGCCGGTTCGTCCCGGCACCGGACGGGCTCGCCTACCTGCCGTCCGGCCGCGAACCGGTGATCCACGTCGGCTCCCGCCGGGGCGTGCCGTACCACTCGAAGACCGGCTACCGCCTCCAGGGGCCGCCCGCCCCACTGCCCCGGTACTTCGACGCCGCCGCCGTCGACCGGGTGCTGGCCCGCCCCGGGCCGCTCGAACTGCGCCGGGACTTCTGGCCGTTGATGGCCAAGGAGATCGGCTTCGGGCATTACCACGAACTGTTCCACGCGCACCGCGAGCGGGTCCGACTGCCCTGGACGGACTTCCTGGACCGGTACGACCGGCTGGACTGGTACGCACCAGAGCTGACCGCCCTGGTGGAGCAGGCCGTCCCCGACCCGGCCGACCGGCTCGACTTCGAAGCGCTCGACCACCCGCTGACCGGCCTCCGGCTCACCCCCGACGGTCTCCAGCAGCACCTGCGCGACCACATCAGGACCGACGCCGACCGCCGCGCCGACCCGGCGCACAGCGCCGACCTGGGCGCCTTCCTCGCCCTGCTCTCGCTCTTCGGCCAGCTCCCCCGGATCATGGCCGCCGACCGGCTCACCGCCCGCTCGGCCGCCACCGAACTCGACGGCTGGTGGTCCGGGTTCTTCAACTTCCTCGCCTCAGGCCCGCCCGGCTTCCGGCTCCGCCAGCTGCTCGCCCTCTCCGAGGCGGGGATCGTGCGGTTCCTCGGCGCCGACCTGCGGGTCGCCCCGGACGAGCGCACCGGCACCTTCGTCGCCACCAGCCCCACCACCCCCGGCCACCCGGTGCACGCCACCGCCCTGATCGAGGGCTACCTCCCCAAACACGTGCTCTCCCGGACCGAGAACCCCGTCCTGCGCACCCTCGCCCTCGGCGGCGAGCTCCTGGAGGAGGCCGGCCTGCTGACGGTCTCGCTGCCCGACGGCCGACTGCTCGACCCGACCCTGGACAACACCCCACACCCCCGCCGCACCGCCCTCGGCCCGCACACCAACGGCCGCGCCTACACCGCCTTCGCCCGGCCCCGCACCAACGCACCGGGCTTCCGCCAGAACGACGCAGCGGCCCGCAGCCTGCTCACCGAGCTCGCGCTCACCACAGGGGCTCGGGGAACTGCGACGCCGACCTCGGAAAAGGTGATCCGTACGTAG
- a CDS encoding ABC transporter substrate-binding protein: protein MRRAPATLTAAAALLLLAACGSGVGKSPAPAGSSALAAAAQDVVSTVPKSEKAAALLPEETRKAGKLKLGGSSGTPPSAFYPDPAVKKAAGIDVDFTDAVAKVLGLTIEREEAAFETILPALGSGKYDLGTGNFGVTTARLKTIDFVTYINDGQGFSVKKDNTAQQPVKEIGQLCGLTIGTGVGTTFETTLNSKKNVCTDAGKKAYEVRAFSDTGATLTSLQQGKVDLVMSTINGLRYQESQPASGTRFLSEFRRLDVGFAFKKGSPLAPAFQAAVNQLIQDGTYRKILQKWGTEQSAISTSEISPPERP from the coding sequence GTGAGACGCGCACCCGCAACGCTGACCGCCGCCGCTGCCCTGCTGCTGCTCGCCGCATGCGGCTCCGGCGTCGGCAAGTCTCCTGCCCCCGCCGGGAGTTCCGCGCTCGCGGCGGCGGCCCAGGACGTGGTCTCGACCGTGCCGAAGTCGGAGAAGGCGGCCGCGCTGCTGCCCGAGGAGACCCGGAAGGCCGGCAAGCTCAAGCTCGGCGGCTCCTCCGGCACCCCGCCGTCCGCGTTCTACCCGGACCCGGCGGTGAAGAAGGCGGCCGGGATCGACGTGGACTTCACCGACGCGGTGGCCAAGGTGCTCGGCCTCACCATCGAGCGCGAGGAGGCCGCCTTCGAGACCATCCTGCCCGCGCTGGGCAGTGGGAAGTACGACCTCGGCACCGGCAACTTCGGCGTCACCACGGCCCGGTTGAAGACCATCGACTTCGTCACCTACATCAACGACGGCCAGGGCTTCTCGGTGAAGAAGGACAACACCGCCCAGCAGCCGGTCAAGGAGATCGGCCAGCTCTGCGGCCTGACCATCGGCACCGGCGTCGGCACCACCTTCGAGACCACCCTGAACTCCAAGAAGAACGTCTGCACCGACGCCGGGAAGAAGGCGTACGAGGTGCGGGCCTTCTCCGACACCGGTGCCACCCTGACCAGCCTTCAGCAGGGCAAGGTCGACCTGGTGATGTCCACCATCAACGGCCTGCGGTACCAGGAGTCCCAGCCGGCCTCCGGCACCCGCTTCCTGAGCGAGTTCCGCCGGCTCGACGTGGGCTTCGCGTTCAAGAAGGGCTCACCGCTCGCCCCGGCGTTCCAGGCGGCGGTCAACCAGCTGATCCAGGACGGCACTTACCGGAAGATCCTGCAGAAGTGGGGCACCGAGCAGTCCGCCATCAGCACCTCCGAGATCAGCCCGCCCGAGCGTCCGTGA
- a CDS encoding LLM class flavin-dependent oxidoreductase: MPVEFLGIAATGDGSETSPRTTAAFDRDYTLRLARAHEEHGWDRVLFAYGSGSPDPAPAAAFLASKLDTLQILLAHRPNVSYPTFAAKTFATLDQISDGRLTVHFITGGSDQEQGREGDFLTKDQRYARTREYIALVKKIWTTRERFDHEGEYYRFQDFVSDVFPVQQPRPDVSFGGSSDAAYAAGGAEADIYCLWGEPLARTAEQIERVRQAAKDAGRTDTPRIQVAFRPIIAPTEELAWEKAHRTVDLIKARIGGGELLPRAKGADGGWAPQNTGSQRLLEIAAAGERYDRALWTPTAAATGGAGNSNALVGTPETVAQALLDYYDLGVDILSARGYHLLDDAIDFGRYVIPIVREEVAKRDAAKAAARERDRHQLIALQA; this comes from the coding sequence ATGCCCGTCGAGTTCCTCGGTATCGCCGCCACCGGTGACGGCTCGGAGACCAGCCCCCGGACCACCGCCGCCTTCGACCGCGACTACACCCTGCGGCTGGCCCGCGCCCACGAGGAACACGGCTGGGACCGGGTGCTGTTCGCGTACGGCTCCGGCTCGCCCGACCCGGCCCCCGCCGCCGCCTTCCTCGCGAGCAAGCTCGACACGCTGCAGATCCTGCTGGCGCACCGGCCGAACGTGTCCTACCCGACCTTCGCCGCCAAGACCTTCGCCACCCTGGACCAGATCAGCGACGGCCGGCTGACCGTGCACTTCATCACCGGCGGCAGCGACCAGGAGCAGGGCCGGGAGGGCGACTTCCTGACCAAGGACCAGCGCTACGCCCGTACCCGGGAGTACATCGCGCTGGTGAAGAAGATCTGGACGACGCGGGAGCGGTTCGACCACGAGGGCGAGTACTACCGCTTCCAGGACTTCGTCTCGGACGTCTTCCCGGTCCAGCAGCCGCGCCCCGACGTCTCGTTCGGCGGCTCCTCGGACGCCGCCTACGCGGCCGGCGGGGCCGAGGCGGACATCTACTGCCTCTGGGGCGAGCCGCTGGCCAGGACCGCCGAGCAGATCGAGCGGGTCCGGCAGGCGGCCAAGGACGCCGGGCGGACCGACACCCCGCGGATCCAGGTGGCGTTCCGGCCGATCATCGCGCCGACCGAGGAGCTGGCCTGGGAGAAGGCGCACCGCACCGTCGACCTGATCAAGGCCCGGATCGGGGGCGGCGAGCTGCTGCCCCGGGCGAAGGGCGCGGACGGCGGCTGGGCGCCGCAGAACACCGGCTCGCAGCGGCTGCTGGAGATCGCCGCCGCCGGTGAGCGCTACGACCGCGCGCTGTGGACCCCGACCGCCGCCGCGACCGGCGGCGCGGGAAACTCCAACGCGCTGGTCGGGACGCCGGAGACGGTGGCCCAGGCACTGCTGGACTACTACGACCTCGGCGTGGACATCCTCTCCGCCCGGGGCTACCACCTGCTGGACGACGCCATCGACTTCGGGCGCTACGTGATCCCGATCGTCCGCGAGGAGGTCGCCAAGCGGGACGCCGCCAAGGCCGCCGCCCGGGAGCGGGACCGGCACCAGCTCATCGCGCTCCAGGCATGA
- a CDS encoding GNAT family N-acetyltransferase, whose amino-acid sequence MSALLEVRRVTLADPLTGPLVRELTHEYVTRYGPGGHQEMSRFPDSEFEAPDGVLLLLLADGEPVAGGAYRRYDERTAELKRMWTHSAHRRRGLARRVLAELELAAEAAGYRRIFLTTGPRQPEAKGLYLATGYTPLFDLDRDPTVFAPLPFEKHLPLRQLPRKAPTP is encoded by the coding sequence ATGAGCGCGCTGCTGGAGGTCCGCCGGGTCACCCTGGCCGACCCGCTCACCGGGCCGCTGGTCCGGGAGCTCACGCACGAGTACGTCACCCGCTACGGCCCGGGCGGCCACCAGGAGATGAGCCGGTTCCCGGACAGCGAGTTCGAGGCTCCCGACGGGGTGCTGCTGCTCCTGCTGGCGGACGGCGAACCGGTGGCGGGCGGTGCGTACCGCCGCTACGACGAGCGGACCGCCGAGCTCAAGCGGATGTGGACGCACTCGGCCCACCGTCGGCGCGGCCTGGCCCGCCGGGTGCTGGCCGAGCTGGAGCTCGCCGCCGAGGCGGCCGGCTACCGGCGGATCTTCCTCACCACCGGACCGCGCCAGCCCGAGGCGAAGGGCCTCTACCTGGCGACCGGCTACACCCCGCTGTTCGACCTGGACCGTGACCCGACGGTCTTCGCGCCCCTTCCGTTCGAGAAGCACCTCCCGCTCCGTCAGCTCCCCCGAAAGGCCCCGACCCCGTGA